One genomic segment of Amycolatopsis sp. Hca4 includes these proteins:
- a CDS encoding universal stress protein → MGAAYRTVVVGTDGSESSFAAVDRAAAVAGDAGATLVIACAFYPASQSDVEKAQDALGDEAYQVVGSAPAEDTLQSARDRAARAGAEKIDTVAVKGDPVDSLRKVVKEREADLLVVGNRGLNTIAGRILGSVPSEVARKSGVDVLIVHTT, encoded by the coding sequence ATGGGTGCGGCATATCGGACCGTGGTGGTGGGCACGGACGGCTCGGAGTCTTCGTTCGCGGCGGTGGACCGCGCGGCGGCGGTCGCCGGCGACGCGGGCGCCACGCTCGTCATCGCGTGTGCGTTCTACCCGGCGAGCCAGTCCGACGTCGAGAAGGCTCAAGACGCCCTCGGCGATGAGGCGTACCAGGTCGTGGGCTCGGCCCCGGCCGAAGACACCCTGCAGTCGGCGCGGGACCGGGCGGCGCGCGCGGGTGCGGAGAAGATCGACACGGTCGCGGTCAAGGGCGACCCGGTCGACTCGCTGCGCAAGGTGGTCAAGGAGCGCGAGGCCGACCTGCTGGTGGTCGGCAACCGCGGGCTGAACACGATCGCCGGCCGGATCCTGGGCTCGGTGCCGTCCGAGGTGGCCCGCAAGTCCGGCGTGGACGTGCTGATCGTCCACACGACCTGA
- a CDS encoding adenylate/guanylate cyclase domain-containing protein — MTDPSEELQQRLERVLLGGRRKYTRLEVAEKAGVPDERSRRLWRALGFATVRDDEVVFTDADVEAMRTADQLVQSGLIDPSIEVSVTRALGQHLSRLAEWQVDMLWQLIRDQPELGRSERQVTRLVDRLLPELEQVQNFVWRRHLAAYAGRAFAASDEHLEARTEVVGFVDMVGYTRLTRQIGEDELSRVLDAFETLATEVIAEHHGRVVKMIGDEVLFVADTPVDAAEIALTLTERTSADETLPAVRAGMASGRILSRFGDVYGSVVNLAARLTSVARPGTILVDRELATELAEEKAYDLRPRRPVTVRGYNRLRPAALRRASAAPTGMFASSQQLAAEMLGLTAAAAEAEPADERVEHGEGHTEAGPRRRRRRRLR; from the coding sequence GTGACCGATCCGAGCGAGGAACTTCAGCAGCGGCTCGAACGCGTCCTGCTCGGCGGCCGGCGGAAGTACACCCGGCTCGAGGTGGCGGAGAAGGCCGGCGTGCCCGACGAGCGGTCACGCCGGCTCTGGCGCGCGCTGGGGTTCGCGACGGTCCGCGACGACGAGGTGGTCTTCACCGACGCCGACGTCGAGGCGATGCGGACCGCCGACCAGCTGGTCCAGTCCGGCCTGATCGACCCGAGCATCGAGGTGTCGGTGACGCGCGCGCTCGGCCAGCACCTGTCGCGGCTGGCCGAATGGCAGGTCGACATGCTGTGGCAGCTGATCCGGGACCAGCCGGAGCTCGGCCGCAGCGAGCGCCAGGTGACGCGCCTGGTCGACCGGTTGCTGCCCGAGCTGGAGCAGGTGCAGAACTTCGTCTGGCGCCGCCACCTGGCCGCGTACGCCGGCCGCGCGTTCGCGGCTTCGGACGAGCACCTGGAGGCCCGCACCGAGGTGGTCGGGTTCGTCGACATGGTGGGCTACACGCGCCTGACGCGCCAGATCGGCGAGGACGAGCTGAGCCGCGTGCTCGACGCGTTCGAGACCCTGGCCACAGAGGTGATCGCCGAGCACCACGGCCGCGTGGTGAAGATGATCGGCGACGAGGTCCTGTTCGTGGCGGACACCCCGGTCGACGCGGCGGAGATCGCCCTGACGCTGACCGAGCGCACATCGGCGGACGAGACACTGCCGGCGGTCCGCGCGGGCATGGCGTCGGGCCGCATCCTGTCGCGCTTCGGCGACGTCTACGGCTCGGTGGTCAACCTGGCGGCCCGCCTGACGTCGGTGGCCCGCCCGGGCACGATCCTGGTCGACCGCGAACTGGCGACCGAACTGGCGGAGGAGAAGGCGTACGACCTCCGCCCCCGCAGACCGGTGACGGTCCGCGGCTACAACCGCCTCCGCCCGGCGGCCCTGCGCCGCGCGAGCGCCGCCCCGACGGGCATGTTCGCCAGTTCCCAGCAGCTGGCGGCGGAGATGCTGGGCCTGACAGCCGCAGCTGCCGAAGCCGAGCCTGCCGACGAGCGCGTGGAGCACGGAGAGGGACACACCGAGGCAGGACCTCGCCGTCGGCGGCGCCGTCGTCTCCGCTGA